The Anaerolineae bacterium genome contains a region encoding:
- a CDS encoding sugar phosphate isomerase/epimerase, whose amino-acid sequence MKLGFVSAILPDLSLEEVVQFAASEGFDCVELMCWPKGKAERRYAGVTHIDVVNFTEADAARVRELMSSAGVSISGLGYYPNPLAPDPNEAAVYIEHLKLVIRAAAMLGVNLVNTFIGRDWTRSVEDNWPRFREVWKPLIQFAEDQGVRIAIENCPMLFTRDEWPGGKNLAYCPAIWRRMFEEIPSQHFGLNFDPSHLVWQRINYIKPLREFADRIFHMHAKDARVDQDRLDEVGILATPLQYHTPKLPGLGDVNWGQLFSVLTDVGYEGPVCIEVEDRAYEKTLESRKAALRQSARFLRQFVAS is encoded by the coding sequence ATGAAGCTCGGATTTGTCAGCGCGATCCTGCCAGATCTCTCGCTGGAAGAAGTGGTCCAGTTTGCGGCATCAGAAGGGTTCGACTGCGTCGAGCTGATGTGCTGGCCGAAAGGCAAGGCCGAGCGACGCTACGCTGGCGTCACCCATATTGACGTGGTCAACTTCACCGAGGCCGATGCCGCCCGCGTGCGCGAGCTGATGAGCTCGGCTGGCGTCAGCATTAGCGGGCTGGGCTACTACCCCAACCCGCTTGCGCCCGATCCCAACGAGGCTGCGGTCTACATCGAACATCTCAAGCTGGTCATCCGCGCTGCGGCGATGTTGGGTGTGAACTTGGTGAACACCTTCATCGGACGCGATTGGACGCGCTCGGTAGAAGACAACTGGCCGCGATTCCGGGAGGTGTGGAAGCCGCTAATCCAATTTGCGGAGGACCAGGGCGTTCGCATCGCCATCGAGAACTGCCCGATGCTGTTCACCCGCGATGAGTGGCCGGGCGGTAAGAACTTGGCTTACTGCCCTGCAATCTGGCGGCGCATGTTTGAGGAGATCCCCAGCCAGCACTTCGGCCTCAACTTCGACCCGTCCCACTTGGTATGGCAACGGATCAACTACATCAAACCGCTGCGCGAGTTCGCCGATCGTATCTTCCACATGCATGCCAAAGATGCGCGAGTGGACCAGGATCGATTGGACGAGGTGGGCATCTTAGCCACCCCGCTGCAATATCACACTCCCAAGTTGCCAGGGTTAGGTGACGTGAACTGGGGTCAGCTCTTTTCGGTGTTAACCGATGTCGGCTATGAGGGCCCCGTCTGCATTGAGGTTGAAGATCGCGCTTACGAGAAAACATTGGAGAGCCGTAAGGCGGCCTTGCGCCAGAGCGCCCGCTTTCTCCGGCAGTTTGTAGCGAGTTAA
- a CDS encoding cytochrome c: MTRSQIEIFLGLLLVLATASLMIILGLNEENRMVSLAQARRAESIEVGAELFEINCSGCHGLKGEGIPGLAPPLNDQHFFTNRLSEVGWQGSLEDYIFSTISTGRLVSTRPDQYVGSGKPAMPAWSEQYGGPLRDDQIRDITAFILNWRPTALGEVTLAAPPTPTPGPEEAADPVARGRLVYQNSGCGGCHVIEGLSAGMVGPNLTRIGEVAATREPGKTAEQYLRESIVNPNAYIVEGYQPVMPAIFGQTLSQQQLDDLIAFLLAQK, encoded by the coding sequence ATGACTCGCTCACAGATCGAGATCTTCCTGGGGCTGCTTCTGGTCTTGGCCACCGCTTCCCTCATGATCATCCTCGGCCTAAACGAGGAGAACCGCATGGTCAGCTTGGCCCAGGCCCGCAGGGCCGAGTCCATCGAGGTAGGAGCTGAGCTATTTGAAATCAATTGTAGCGGCTGTCATGGCCTTAAAGGGGAGGGCATCCCCGGACTAGCCCCGCCGCTAAATGATCAACACTTTTTTACTAATCGCCTAAGCGAAGTCGGATGGCAGGGTTCGCTCGAGGATTACATCTTCTCGACCATCTCCACAGGCCGGCTGGTCTCCACTCGCCCGGATCAATACGTAGGCAGTGGCAAGCCGGCCATGCCTGCCTGGTCAGAACAGTATGGTGGCCCATTACGGGACGACCAAATCCGTGACATCACTGCCTTCATCTTGAACTGGAGACCAACGGCGCTAGGAGAGGTCACATTGGCTGCGCCGCCTACGCCTACCCCCGGTCCGGAGGAGGCAGCCGATCCAGTAGCCCGCGGACGCCTGGTATATCAGAACAGCGGCTGTGGTGGTTGCCATGTCATCGAAGGACTAAGCGCGGGCATGGTGGGTCCCAACCTGACCCGGATCGGCGAAGTGGCCGCCACCCGCGAGCCGGGTAAGACGGCAGAGCAATACCTGCGCGAGTCCATCGTGAATCCGAATGCCTATATCGTAGAGGGATACCAACCAGTCATGCCGGCGATCTTTGGGCAGACCCTTAGCCAGCAACAATTGGACGATTTGATCGCCTTCTTGCTGGCCCAGAAATAG
- a CDS encoding insulinase family protein produces the protein MKRVWTILLIAIFLSTCLWPSPPTIAQEAQPIAQVQAVTLDNGLQVLMVPRDGAPVTVVDVWVNVGSINETPEINGISHFFEHMVFKGTEKRPGTIDLEVASMGGRTNASTSFDWTHYYVLVPSEHTEQALDLMADITQNATFPEAEIAREKEVVLRELDQRSDDPEQFISFTLYQEFFQQHPYGLSLIGSAESLGRLTRDDFLRFMRQYYVPNNMVLVLVGDFDPEKTLTTVKAKFGGMKRQELPTLQVTPEPPRAEKVVKEIRRDVSQGYLVFGWPAPSIRQPQDVYAMDVLLAILSYGRGSRFYKRIFKELELVTDIQANFFTQKDPSIFSVYAAFPYENRALVEEAILAELGRVLDGELSEAELERAKTVLLAEYALSNETNAGLASTLGFYAIVAGDYRFALSYPDGVRRLTVRDVVEVARKYIDLNRYLEIVLVPEQAQPTKPQPIAEGVTLDNGLKIILREDHTSDVVAIQAFVGTGTRVESAEQAGIATLTQRLLLRGTQTRSEEEIFEEIENLGAMLGQGVLADMAHLYLVATENTWERALPIFLDVLLHPAFAEDELARLKDQTLNEIRAEADQNFNVIYDNFQRALYGDHGYGHPSLGTAESVQALTRDDVVRFYRQHYVPNNMVIAAVGDFNASRLLALLKARLSDLPRAPELPAAPPLQVQLAESREVVAEKESNLVWMMVGFPGPAVGSPDYPAMKVLNAIVGGDASSRLYSILRDRQGLAYSTGSFFPSRRADSHLATYVIVLPENAERAREGILQILEDIKEHGVTAEELARAQSSIVGNYLIDHETAERRAWYLGWYEMLGVGAEMDEKYPQLVRQVTSEDVQRVAKKYLQTYIVSLLGPRSGQ, from the coding sequence ATGAAGCGGGTATGGACGATCTTGCTGATCGCTATTTTTTTAAGCACTTGCCTCTGGCCGTCTCCCCCCACTATTGCGCAAGAGGCACAACCCATCGCCCAAGTCCAGGCGGTTACCCTGGACAATGGACTGCAGGTCCTTATGGTTCCCCGTGACGGCGCGCCGGTTACGGTGGTGGACGTGTGGGTCAATGTCGGCTCCATCAATGAGACACCTGAGATCAACGGCATTTCTCACTTCTTCGAGCATATGGTCTTCAAAGGGACGGAAAAGCGGCCCGGCACCATTGACCTCGAAGTGGCCAGCATGGGTGGACGCACCAACGCGTCCACCTCTTTCGATTGGACGCACTATTATGTGCTCGTGCCTAGCGAACACACCGAGCAGGCGCTGGATTTGATGGCCGACATCACGCAGAACGCTACCTTCCCAGAAGCGGAGATCGCGCGCGAGAAAGAGGTGGTCCTGCGCGAGCTCGATCAGCGCTCAGATGACCCGGAGCAATTCATCTCGTTCACGCTGTACCAGGAGTTCTTCCAGCAACATCCCTACGGCCTCTCCCTGATCGGCTCCGCGGAGAGCCTGGGCCGGCTCACCCGCGATGATTTCCTACGCTTCATGCGCCAGTACTACGTCCCCAACAACATGGTCCTGGTCCTCGTCGGCGACTTTGACCCCGAGAAGACCTTGACCACTGTAAAGGCAAAGTTTGGGGGCATGAAACGGCAGGAACTGCCTACGCTTCAGGTGACGCCAGAGCCGCCGCGAGCGGAGAAGGTCGTCAAAGAGATCCGGCGCGACGTGAGCCAGGGATACTTGGTCTTCGGCTGGCCGGCTCCCTCGATCCGCCAGCCTCAAGATGTCTACGCGATGGATGTGCTGCTGGCAATCCTCTCATACGGCCGCGGCTCGCGATTCTATAAGCGCATCTTCAAGGAGCTGGAGCTAGTCACTGATATCCAAGCCAACTTCTTCACTCAGAAGGATCCCAGCATCTTCAGCGTGTACGCCGCCTTCCCATACGAGAACCGCGCCCTGGTGGAAGAGGCCATCCTGGCGGAGCTGGGACGGGTGCTCGATGGGGAACTAAGCGAGGCGGAGCTGGAACGGGCTAAGACCGTATTGCTCGCCGAGTACGCGCTCAGCAATGAGACGAACGCCGGCCTGGCCTCGACATTGGGGTTTTATGCCATCGTCGCCGGCGATTATCGGTTCGCGCTCTCCTACCCGGATGGCGTGCGCCGTCTGACGGTCCGAGATGTGGTCGAGGTCGCCCGTAAGTACATTGATTTGAACCGTTACCTGGAGATCGTGCTGGTGCCGGAGCAGGCGCAGCCAACCAAGCCGCAGCCCATCGCCGAGGGAGTGACGCTCGACAACGGCCTGAAGATCATCCTGCGCGAGGATCATACATCGGATGTCGTTGCTATTCAGGCTTTCGTGGGCACTGGCACGCGAGTGGAGAGCGCAGAGCAGGCGGGGATCGCCACGCTGACCCAGCGGCTGCTGTTGCGAGGGACGCAGACTCGGAGCGAGGAGGAGATCTTCGAGGAGATCGAGAACCTAGGCGCGATGCTGGGACAGGGGGTTCTCGCCGATATGGCGCACTTGTACCTGGTCGCCACGGAGAACACGTGGGAACGGGCTTTGCCTATCTTCCTAGATGTATTGCTCCATCCGGCCTTCGCAGAGGATGAGCTGGCACGTCTTAAAGATCAAACGCTCAACGAGATCCGTGCTGAGGCCGATCAGAACTTCAACGTGATCTACGACAACTTCCAGCGCGCGCTCTACGGCGATCACGGATACGGCCATCCCTCCTTGGGCACTGCGGAATCGGTCCAGGCCCTCACACGTGATGACGTCGTGCGCTTTTACCGGCAGCACTACGTCCCTAACAACATGGTCATCGCCGCCGTAGGCGATTTCAATGCCTCGCGACTTCTGGCGTTGTTAAAGGCACGCTTGAGCGACCTCCCGCGCGCGCCGGAGCTGCCGGCTGCGCCACCGCTCCAGGTGCAGTTGGCTGAGAGCCGGGAGGTCGTCGCCGAGAAGGAGTCCAACCTGGTCTGGATGATGGTGGGATTCCCCGGCCCGGCCGTCGGCAGCCCAGACTATCCCGCCATGAAGGTGCTCAATGCCATTGTTGGCGGTGACGCGAGCAGCCGTCTCTATTCGATTCTGCGCGATCGGCAAGGATTGGCTTATTCGACAGGATCTTTCTTCCCGTCCCGTCGAGCAGATAGCCACCTCGCAACGTATGTGATCGTGCTGCCTGAAAACGCAGAGCGGGCACGGGAGGGGATCCTGCAGATCCTGGAAGACATCAAGGAGCATGGCGTCACTGCTGAAGAGCTAGCTCGCGCCCAGAGCTCCATCGTTGGCAACTACTTGATTGATCACGAGACCGCCGAGCGCCGCGCCTGGTATCTGGGCTGGTATGAGATGTTGGGCGTGGGCGCTGAGATGGACGAGAAATACCCCCAGCTCGTCCGTCAGGTCACCTCAGAGGATGTGCAGCGTGTGGCCAAGAAATACCTACAGACCTACATCGTCTCGCTCCTGGGGCCTCGGAGTGGGCAGTAA
- a CDS encoding c-type cytochrome has product MRSRGRFRYLGLALWITLVFWGAWYLRTDAQGLTQEQIELGARLYAENCAVCHGPNGEGRVGATLAKNWPSIRPDLRVKAVIENGVAGSPMPAWSQKNGGPLSDEEIEALVAFILSWETGGPRPPLPTPAITPRPPITPAPNIEGDPNRGATLYAENCAVCHGPNGEGRVGATLAKAWPSIRPDLRIKTTIANGVAGTAMPAWSQEQGGPLSDQDINDIVAFIMTWSSAPITGPSPEPTLTPIERLRSSPGIVISGLVLVMAIIIGMIWYSRSR; this is encoded by the coding sequence ATGCGATCCCGAGGTCGTTTCCGTTACCTTGGGCTGGCCTTATGGATCACGCTGGTCTTTTGGGGAGCCTGGTACTTGCGAACCGATGCACAGGGCCTCACACAGGAGCAGATCGAGCTGGGCGCTAGGCTTTACGCTGAGAACTGCGCCGTCTGTCATGGTCCTAATGGCGAGGGACGTGTCGGCGCAACTTTAGCGAAGAATTGGCCTTCCATCCGCCCTGACCTGCGCGTTAAGGCGGTCATCGAGAACGGCGTTGCCGGCTCCCCTATGCCGGCCTGGAGCCAGAAGAACGGCGGTCCCCTCAGCGATGAAGAGATTGAGGCGCTAGTAGCCTTCATTTTGAGTTGGGAAACAGGAGGACCAAGGCCGCCCCTGCCTACTCCAGCCATCACTCCTCGTCCGCCGATTACTCCCGCGCCCAACATCGAGGGCGATCCCAATCGTGGTGCCACGCTCTATGCCGAGAATTGCGCCGTCTGCCATGGCCCTAACGGCGAGGGGCGCGTCGGCGCGACCCTCGCCAAGGCCTGGCCTTCCATCCGCCCCGATCTGCGCATCAAAACCACCATCGCTAACGGCGTTGCCGGCACCGCTATGCCGGCCTGGAGCCAGGAACAAGGAGGGCCCCTTTCAGATCAAGACATCAACGACATCGTTGCCTTTATCATGACCTGGTCTTCAGCGCCCATCACCGGGCCGTCGCCCGAGCCTACCTTGACGCCCATTGAACGGTTGCGTAGTAGCCCGGGAATCGTCATCAGTGGACTGGTGCTGGTGATGGCGATTATCATCGGGATGATCTGGTACTCCCGATCCCGCTAG
- a CDS encoding DUF2142 domain-containing protein, translating to MATDNPFTAKQARSIAVKRIRLAVWPRLAIVATIAVFLGLGLWYSLVVPPFETPDEIHHYAFARRLAQGHGLPIQTIEADGPWAHEGTQPPLYYFLVGRLTACIDQSDFDQISQFNPHANMGNPLFPGNKNRMLYSARPLPLQGANLALHIGRWFSLLLGGVTLLLTYRIAQWAFPGSDALPVLTAFLVASIPQFVFISASVSNDNMVTAISAAVVYWLARLLIREKERPIHWWEWGVLGTLLGLAGLSKLQGLGLLVLSMMAVLGMTWLRRDFWLPWRVLLPVSIPAIAIAGWWYWRNYTLYGEWLAVGRLLTIGGLRAEPQTWVGFWGELRGLRYSFWGLFGWFSIPMPGWIYQALDAITLAAATGALLSLGNLLHERRAALVQEPAWRVRILLLVWAALVISLMLYWMTFAISSQGRLLFPAIGALATWLVLGLDFWLTRLPVQRRWLMLTPLPIGLLACSIYVLTTLLPASYGAPRPVPAIPANAQPLNLVYGGQIELLAIEVPTRRFRWGEAVPVTLYLRARETLASDYVLFVQLLDHKLRVIGNVTTHPGWGRHPTSLWRPGAIYPDHYQVTIEGNVSDRSPLLAQVYVGFMDPHTQELLPVQMTEGEPASRVVGSVELFATRLLDVASLGLRPVEAVFGRAIRLIGYGFPDSISLARQHWLHVTLLWEAIDTPEADYTAFVHLLNGEGQQVAGADMTPDEGRFPTHRWQTGDRILSEFRLGLPPGLPLGIYQIRVGLYRSGTPGVPRLPVMVANFPVRDDTVFLGTIEFR from the coding sequence ATGGCAACGGACAACCCTTTCACAGCCAAACAGGCGCGGAGTATCGCTGTCAAGCGTATTCGACTCGCCGTCTGGCCACGACTGGCGATCGTCGCGACGATCGCCGTGTTCCTCGGCCTGGGCTTGTGGTATAGCTTGGTTGTGCCGCCCTTCGAGACGCCCGACGAGATCCACCACTACGCTTTCGCCCGGCGCCTGGCCCAAGGACATGGCCTACCCATTCAGACGATCGAGGCTGACGGCCCTTGGGCTCACGAGGGTACCCAACCGCCCCTCTACTATTTCCTCGTAGGACGACTGACGGCCTGCATTGACCAAAGCGACTTCGATCAAATCAGCCAGTTCAACCCCCATGCCAACATGGGTAATCCCCTTTTCCCTGGCAATAAAAACCGGATGCTCTATAGCGCTCGCCCACTGCCCTTGCAAGGGGCGAATCTGGCCTTGCACATAGGCCGCTGGTTCTCGCTGCTGTTGGGCGGTGTGACCCTGCTCTTGACGTATCGCATCGCTCAATGGGCCTTTCCCGGCTCTGATGCATTGCCTGTGCTGACTGCATTTCTCGTCGCTAGCATCCCGCAGTTTGTCTTCATCAGCGCGTCGGTATCCAACGACAATATGGTCACCGCAATCAGCGCGGCCGTGGTATATTGGCTGGCGCGATTACTGATCAGGGAGAAGGAGCGGCCGATCCACTGGTGGGAGTGGGGGGTGTTGGGGACGCTGTTGGGGCTGGCAGGGTTAAGCAAGCTCCAAGGGCTGGGGCTCCTAGTGCTGTCGATGATGGCTGTGCTGGGGATGACGTGGCTGCGCCGTGACTTTTGGCTGCCCTGGCGAGTGTTGTTGCCCGTCTCGATCCCTGCCATAGCCATCGCCGGCTGGTGGTACTGGCGTAACTACACGCTGTACGGCGAGTGGCTGGCGGTGGGCCGGCTGCTGACCATCGGCGGACTACGCGCCGAGCCTCAGACCTGGGTGGGCTTCTGGGGTGAGCTACGCGGGTTGCGCTACTCGTTCTGGGGGCTGTTCGGCTGGTTCAGCATCCCGATGCCGGGTTGGATCTACCAGGCACTGGATGCGATCACGCTGGCCGCAGCGACGGGCGCTTTACTCAGCCTGGGTAATCTCCTACATGAGCGCCGCGCGGCGCTCGTGCAGGAGCCGGCTTGGCGGGTGCGAATTCTGCTGCTGGTGTGGGCGGCGCTGGTCATAAGCTTGATGCTGTACTGGATGACGTTCGCTATAAGCAGCCAGGGACGATTGCTCTTCCCGGCCATCGGCGCGCTGGCTACGTGGCTGGTGCTGGGACTCGATTTCTGGCTGACTCGTCTGCCGGTCCAGCGGCGATGGCTCATGTTGACGCCTTTGCCCATAGGGCTGCTGGCCTGTTCCATCTACGTCTTGACCACGCTGCTGCCGGCCAGTTACGGCGCGCCCAGGCCAGTTCCCGCGATCCCTGCCAATGCGCAGCCGCTCAACCTGGTCTATGGCGGTCAGATCGAGCTGCTGGCGATTGAAGTCCCGACCAGGCGCTTCCGGTGGGGCGAGGCGGTGCCGGTCACGCTCTATCTGCGCGCTCGGGAGACGCTGGCATCCGATTATGTATTGTTCGTCCAATTGCTCGATCACAAACTCCGGGTGATCGGCAACGTCACCACCCATCCCGGCTGGGGACGCCATCCCACCAGCCTCTGGCGCCCCGGCGCCATTTACCCCGATCATTACCAGGTGACAATCGAGGGGAACGTCAGCGACCGATCACCCCTTCTAGCACAAGTCTATGTGGGCTTTATGGATCCGCACACACAGGAGCTCTTGCCGGTGCAGATGACAGAGGGTGAACCAGCCTCGCGCGTGGTGGGATCTGTCGAGTTATTCGCCACGCGGCTCCTGGATGTTGCATCGCTGGGACTGCGCCCAGTGGAGGCCGTCTTCGGGAGAGCCATTCGCCTGATCGGATATGGTTTCCCGGATTCGATATCACTGGCTAGGCAACACTGGCTCCATGTGACGCTGCTATGGGAGGCCATTGACACGCCGGAGGCCGATTATACTGCGTTCGTCCATTTGCTTAACGGCGAAGGGCAACAAGTGGCTGGCGCTGATATGACACCGGACGAGGGCCGATTCCCCACGCATCGCTGGCAGACAGGCGATCGCATTCTCAGCGAGTTTCGCTTGGGCTTGCCTCCGGGGCTGCCATTGGGGATCTACCAGATCCGAGTAGGGCTCTACCGATCCGGTACCCCAGGGGTCCCACGGTTACCCGTCATGGTAGCTAACTTCCCCGTGCGGGACGATACGGTTTTTCTAGGAACGATTGAGTTTCGATGA
- the deoC gene encoding deoxyribose-phosphate aldolase, with the protein MDYTYEEIAKMIDHSLLNPVMTDQELEEGCRLALRYDVATVCIKPYYLKRCAELLAGSTVKPTTVIGFPHGGHTTAIKVAEAEQALREGARELDMVVNIGKVLSGDWAYVRQDIRAVVEAAHEAGALVKVIFENCYLQDVHKIRLCELCGEVGADFVKTSTGYGTGGATLEDLRLMRKHAPPHVQVKAAGGIRTFDQLLEARAAGATRVGATRTVEILEECKRRLGQLASAAPSVSL; encoded by the coding sequence ATGGATTACACATATGAGGAAATCGCCAAGATGATAGACCACTCGCTCCTGAACCCGGTGATGACGGATCAGGAGCTAGAGGAGGGATGCCGCCTCGCGCTCCGATACGATGTGGCCACAGTGTGCATCAAGCCATACTATCTGAAGCGATGCGCCGAGCTGCTGGCCGGCAGCACCGTCAAGCCAACGACGGTGATCGGCTTTCCGCATGGTGGCCATACTACGGCCATCAAGGTCGCCGAGGCGGAGCAAGCCCTGCGCGAGGGTGCTCGCGAGCTGGACATGGTGGTGAATATCGGCAAGGTCCTTAGCGGCGATTGGGCGTACGTCCGCCAGGATATCCGAGCTGTGGTCGAGGCAGCACATGAGGCCGGAGCGCTCGTGAAGGTGATCTTCGAAAACTGCTACCTTCAAGATGTACACAAGATTCGGCTGTGCGAGCTCTGCGGCGAGGTGGGCGCCGATTTTGTGAAGACGTCCACCGGATACGGTACAGGTGGGGCCACCCTCGAAGATTTGAGGCTTATGCGCAAACACGCGCCGCCGCATGTGCAGGTGAAGGCAGCTGGGGGCATCCGTACCTTTGATCAGTTGCTGGAAGCGCGTGCGGCAGGCGCCACACGTGTAGGGGCCACGCGGACCGTAGAAATCCTCGAGGAATGCAAACGCCGGCTTGGACAGCTCGCGTCCGCAGCGCCCTCGGTCTCCCTTTAG
- a CDS encoding glycosyltransferase family 39 protein, whose amino-acid sequence MVDPLAAAANMSDFSRDRLRRRANKWWPLLLTGLALLRLTWQLDAKNLWWDESLSLQRAESAWPALLAGTLILSDGLHQVSTIDQHPFAYFALLGLLIRLAGTSEFVLRFPSAMASTALVPMAWSFARLLVRWNVAPSSAPYWAALLATFNPFYLWYGQEARMYTLVALLALVSTYVLLRWTEADGRPSQRKHLVIYGLTMALLLSTHYLTILLSPVHALVFYRRMAATGQGRALLSAGSVIGVGLLVGSTAGWLILRQGGSGTNFAPVSLRILIPDLLNAFSLGLSVDIARVWWLDGIFGGVALLGALWGLRSGRPGTCGGWLLPCFLAIPVALLSIINQVQPVYMNARHLSLISGAFLLLVAAGLGRLWQFRRWMGGAIAILLLGGALFSTVHYFTLPQYGKDDFSGLGDHLRQEIQPGDLLLLDPPQMVRLFRYYLPVDLIEHGAEAGLGTHWQGMPLFSSWTETEGLLEALRRRHQRIWLARSGMVPFGDPERRVEKWLEAHTFRVGELGFYSPYTYLKLYLFLPQVPVVDSPPNPIQYPLDVVFADQVRLAGYQVGRPLAPGSAIPVTLYWQALQPIERRYKYILRLIANSEDSLQELIAITEREPYDGALPTTQWRPGKTIIEYSGVRSPEPSKDKQGCCFLTVQMYDAETLEKLPITRSAGVQISEDGQTLILPHLP is encoded by the coding sequence ATGGTAGATCCCTTAGCAGCGGCGGCAAATATGAGCGACTTCTCCCGAGATAGGTTGCGGAGACGAGCTAACAAATGGTGGCCGTTGCTGCTCACCGGCTTGGCGCTCTTACGCCTGACCTGGCAGCTGGATGCCAAAAACCTGTGGTGGGATGAGAGCCTGAGCCTGCAGCGAGCCGAGTCAGCCTGGCCCGCGCTGCTAGCCGGTACCCTGATCCTCAGCGACGGCCTCCACCAGGTGTCCACGATTGATCAGCATCCCTTTGCCTACTTCGCACTGCTAGGTCTGCTAATACGTCTAGCCGGCACCAGCGAGTTCGTGCTGCGTTTCCCCTCGGCGATGGCCTCTACTGCGCTGGTGCCCATGGCCTGGAGTTTCGCTCGGCTGCTCGTCCGCTGGAACGTAGCCCCATCCTCTGCGCCCTATTGGGCCGCGCTGCTGGCCACCTTCAATCCCTTCTACCTCTGGTATGGCCAGGAGGCGCGCATGTACACCCTGGTCGCCCTGCTGGCGCTGGTGAGCACTTACGTGCTGCTGCGTTGGACTGAGGCCGACGGACGGCCATCTCAGCGCAAGCATCTAGTCATCTACGGACTCACGATGGCGCTCTTACTCAGCACTCATTACCTGACCATACTGCTCTCGCCCGTCCACGCGCTCGTCTTTTATCGCCGGATGGCTGCTACAGGGCAAGGCCGTGCCTTGCTGTCGGCTGGCAGCGTGATCGGGGTAGGGCTTCTGGTAGGTAGCACAGCGGGCTGGCTGATCCTCCGCCAGGGTGGCAGTGGCACGAACTTTGCGCCGGTCTCGCTGCGCATCCTGATCCCCGATCTGCTGAACGCGTTCAGCTTGGGCCTGAGCGTGGACATCGCGCGAGTGTGGTGGCTGGATGGAATCTTCGGAGGCGTGGCGCTGCTCGGCGCGCTCTGGGGACTCCGATCGGGGCGCCCGGGGACGTGTGGGGGCTGGCTGTTGCCGTGTTTCCTAGCGATCCCGGTTGCTTTGCTCTCGATCATCAACCAGGTGCAGCCCGTCTACATGAACGCCCGCCATCTGAGCCTGATCAGCGGGGCTTTTCTGCTGCTGGTTGCCGCTGGCCTGGGGCGGCTATGGCAGTTTCGCCGGTGGATGGGGGGCGCAATCGCCATCCTGTTGCTAGGGGGCGCGCTCTTCAGCACTGTCCATTACTTCACGTTGCCCCAATACGGCAAGGATGATTTCTCAGGCCTGGGCGACCATCTGCGCCAAGAGATCCAGCCAGGCGATCTACTGCTACTGGATCCGCCCCAGATGGTACGGCTCTTCCGTTACTATCTGCCGGTGGACCTCATCGAGCACGGAGCTGAGGCCGGCTTGGGCACTCACTGGCAAGGCATGCCGTTATTCAGCAGCTGGACGGAGACCGAAGGGCTGCTAGAGGCGTTGCGCCGTCGCCACCAACGTATCTGGCTGGCCAGATCCGGCATGGTCCCCTTCGGCGATCCCGAGAGACGGGTGGAAAAGTGGCTGGAGGCCCATACCTTTCGCGTGGGAGAGCTCGGCTTTTACAGCCCATACACCTACCTGAAGCTGTATCTGTTCCTCCCCCAGGTCCCAGTGGTAGATTCTCCCCCCAACCCAATCCAATACCCGCTGGACGTCGTCTTCGCCGATCAAGTGCGGCTGGCGGGATACCAGGTGGGCCGGCCGTTAGCGCCGGGCAGTGCCATACCGGTGACGCTGTATTGGCAGGCGCTTCAGCCTATTGAGCGGCGCTACAAGTACATCCTGCGCTTAATAGCCAACAGCGAGGACAGCCTACAGGAGTTGATCGCCATCACCGAGCGAGAGCCGTACGACGGCGCCCTACCGACCACACAATGGCGGCCGGGTAAGACGATCATCGAGTATAGCGGTGTGAGGAGCCCGGAGCCCTCAAAGGATAAACAGGGATGCTGCTTCCTCACCGTGCAGATGTACGATGCTGAGACCCTGGAAAAGCTGCCTATCACCCGATCGGCCGGCGTCCAGATTAGTGAGGATGGCCAGACGCTTATCCTGCCCCATTTGCCTTGA